The Zygosaccharomyces rouxii strain CBS732 chromosome A complete sequence genome window below encodes:
- the GYP1 gene encoding GTPase-activating protein GYP1 (similar to uniprot|Q08484 Saccharomyces cerevisiae YOR070C GYP1 Cis-golgi GTPase-activating protein (GAP) for the Rab family members Ypt1p (in vivo) and for Ypt1p Sec4p Ypt7p and Ypt51p (in vitro) involved in vesicle docking and fusion) has translation MGVRSSSKEMHQKDHGSSPYGYGYSLASSGTNLVSSLMKSWRISSASSPKSNSSYTGDGNFDAMAKQQTTAIKNSSSSSSYSPLKYSTPISSSGGGSASSRRTSTDSSKPYTSANKYNPSYYRDSGGGSGSGSGSSRKSDKYFKDLDEDWSAVIDDYNMPIPIITNGGVASPATPKVTRSSSVKTTPTSSTTAMANQNASSTFSYPQLPQLQKTLTTDLRSQLEVENEREAQELTSMLQRMAKFDCILKNKHIINQQELRQISWNGIPKPQRPVVWKLLIGYLPANTKRQESLLKRKRQEYHDGLDHVFSEQHSRDVPTWHQIEIDVPRTNPHIPLYQFKSVQRSLQRILYLWAIRHPASGYVQGINDLLTPFFQTFLTEYLPQSQIDDVEKLDPESYLTESQLNDVEADTFWCLTKLLEQITDNYIHGQPGILKQVKNLSQLVKRIDRDLFNHFQSEQVEFIQFAFRWMNCLLMREFQMSTVIRMWDTYLSETSLETSSSAAAMMSDTGPPRTPTEPASMTFQSFTSPSTTSKGSSEDLPRLRRSSLNEFHVFVCAAFLIRWSDQLIDMDFQNIITFLQNPPTRNWKETDIEMLLSEAYIWQSLYKDATSHWQ, from the coding sequence ATGGGAGTTAGATCAAGTTCAAAAGAGATGCACCAAAAAGATCACGGTAGCTCCCCGTATGGATACGGATACAGTTTAGCAAGTAGTGGTACTAACTTGGTTAGTTCTCTAATGAAATCATGGAGAATTTCATCAGCCAGTTCACCGAAATCGAATAGTAGTTATACGGGAGACGGTAATTTCGATGCTATGGCGAAGCAACAGACGACGGCtataaaaaattcatcgtcCTCATCGTCATATTCACCCTTAAAGTACTCAACGCCAATTTCTTCGtctggtggtggtagtgcTAGTAGCAGAAGAACAAGTACGGATTCTTCAAAGCCATACACATCTGCCAACAAGTACAACCCCTCTTATTATAGAGACAGCGGAGGTGGGAGcggtagtggtagtggcAGTAGCAGAAAAAGTGATAAATATTTTAAGGACTTAGATGAAGATTGGAGTGCTGTTATTGATGATTACAACATGCCTATCCCCATAATTACCAACGGCGGTGTGGCTTCGCCTGCCACGCCGAAGGTGACAAGATCATCAAGTGTTAAGACTACGCCAACCTCTTCCACAACGGCGATGGCAAATCAAAATGCAAGCTCTACGTTTTCATACCCACAGCTACCCCAATTACAAAAAACTCTGACCACAGATCTGAGATCACAGTTAGAAGTGGAGAACGAGAGAGAAGCACAGGAGTTAACTTCGATGCTTCAAAGGATGGCAAAATTTGATTGTATCTTGAAGAATAAACACATTATCAACCAGCAGGAACTTAGGCAAATAAGTTGGAACGGGATCCCCAAACCTCAAAGACCTGTAGTATGGAAGCTCTTAATTGGATATTTGCCTGCAAATACAAAGAGACAAGAATCTctgttgaaaagaaagagacAGGAGTATCATGATGGCCTGGATCATGTTTTCTCAGAACAGCACTCTAGGGACGTACCGACGTGGCATCAGATAGAAATTGACGTTCCCAGAACCAACCCCCACATACCATTGTACCAATTTAAATCGGTACAAAGATCCTTACAGAGAATTTTGTACCTTTGGGCCATTAGACATCCGGCAAGTGGGTATGTACAAGGTATTAACGATCTATTGACACCttttttccaaactttCCTTACAGAATATTTACCACAGTCTCAGATAGATGATGTGGAGAAATTGGATCCGGAATCGTATTTGACAGAGTCACAATTAAATGATGTGGAGGCCGATACGTTTTGGTGCTTAACAAAACTGCTGGAACAGATTACAGATAACTATATTCATGGACAACCAGGAATTTTAAAACAggtcaaaaatttgagcCAATTAGTAAAACGTATCGATCGGGATCTTTTCAACCATTTCCAATCCGAACAGGTAGAGTTCATTCAATTTGCATTTAGATGGATGAATTGTCTCTTAATGAGAGAATTTCAGATGAGTACAGTGATTAGAATGTGGGATACTTACTTATCAGAAACTTCTCTAGAGACGTCATCATCGGCTGCAGCTATGATGTCTGATACAGGACCACCACGAACACCAACGGAGCCGGCATCCATGActtttcaatcttttacATCACCTAGTACAACTTCAAAAGGTTCAAgtgaagatttaccaagATTAAGACGTTCTTCCTTGAATGAATTTCACGTATTCGTATGTGCAGCATTTCTGATAAGGTGGAGTGACCAACTAATTGATATGGACTTCCAAAACATCATTACTTTTTTGCAGAATCCACCAAccagaaattggaaagagaCTGACATCGAAATGTTACTGAGCGAAGCATATATCTGGCAATCTCTTTATAAAGACGCAACTTCCCATTGGCAGTAG
- the VPS5 gene encoding sorting nexin 1 (similar to uniprot|Q92331 Saccharomyces cerevisiae YOR069W VPS5 Component of the retromer coat that retrieves proteins from late endosomes sorting nexin I homolog): MDYDDDLNAPVWDDLNPPKQASVPELSDTFADLNTDEANQGEEEEEDEGVNSGEETHTAEHENSDNLLNTLAPQEDPLVDLQTANEASILSSPTKGADDPLFSASTYQPLVFGDTNDQDLSQSTPVLSSAARKSGKPRMLFNSARMRRRPLDKKASNTTTTTTVTNNNANSEVADPLGKIKKETEKKVDEGPISVTSNNTTKSKSIIDQVEEPLFKVPARRNISENQLESNETQVQKQQEQNQDEEREPVNFYIEVKDPVKVGELTSMHVEYTVVVESELLETRYAQVNRRYRDFRWLYRQLQSNHWGRIIPPPPEKQSVGRFKQDFIENRRFQMEKMLQKIASSPVLQSDLDFILFLTSNNFNFESKHREHTTGSNASRDSNDLSEIHISEIELLGAEDAAVVLKNGGLDGESQKRFLSLSFSSLPKYNETDEYFIDQYKLTESLEERLKQLNKSLDLVDSERNELASVTEEFSKTIDSLAELEVTRQNVEILTNFADTHRRIRESLERSSLQESLTLGVTLDEYIRSLASVKAIFNQRARLGHYLVIVETDFAKKQSLLEKLPQNSTSQSNIDKINSAKREYQTLQRRCKSVKKRWQEVGDCIKKELANFEIEKVKDFRNSLEIFLESAIESQKECIELWETFYQNNL, from the coding sequence ATGGATTACGACGATGATTTGAATGCTCCAGTTTGGGATGACCTAAATCCCCCAAAACAAGCTTCAGTTCCAGAATTAAGTGACACCTTTGCTGACTTGAATACAGATGAAGCGAACCAgggagaagaagaagaggaagacGAAGGTGTTAACAGTGGCGAGGAGACTCATACTGCTGAACATGAGAATTCAGACAACCTTCTGAACACACTGGCACCTCAAGAGGATCCATTGGTGGATTTACAGACTGCTAACGAAGCATCGATtctttcatcaccaacaaaaGGTGCTGACGATCCGCTTTTCTCTGCATCTACATATCAGCCATTGGTGTTTGGCGATACTAATGATCAAGACCTTTCGCAATCGACACCTGTGCTTTCATCAGCAGCTAGGAAAAGTGGGAAACCACGCATGTTGTTCAATTCGGCTAGAATGCGTCGCCGTCCCTTGGATAAGAAGGCTAGTAATACTACAACTACCACCACTGTcactaataataatgccAACTCTGAAGTAGCAGATCCACTGGGTAAGATCAAGAAAGAGACTGAAAAAAAGGTGGATGAGGGTCCCATATCGGTGACTTCCAACAATACAACAAAGAGTAAAAGTATTATCGATCAGGTGGAGGAACCACTTTTCAAAGTACCAGCGAGAAGGAATATAAGTGagaatcaattggaatcaaatgAAACCCAAGTCCAAAAGCAACAAGAACAGAACCAAGATGAAGAGCGCGAACCGGTAAATTTTTACATAGAGGTCAAAGATCCGGTTAAAGTAGGTGAATTGACATCGATGCATGTGGAATATACAGTGGTCGTAGAATCAGAACTTTTGGAAACGCGATATGCTCAAGTAAATAGACGATACAGGGACTTCAGGTGGCTTTACCGTCAATTGCAAAGTAATCATTGGGGTAGAATAATCCCACCACCACCGGAGAAACAAAGTGTTGGTAGATTTAAGCAGgatttcattgaaaatagaagatttcaaatggaaaaaatgtTACAGAAAATTGCTAGCAGTCCAGTTTTACAATCTGATTTggattttattttgtttttaacaagcaacaattttaatttcgAATCCAAACATCGTGAGCACACGACTGGATCCAATGCTTCTCGTGATAGTAACGATCTTTCAGAAATTCATATTagtgaaattgaattgttAGGAGCAGAGgatgctgctgttgttttgaaaaatggtggaTTAGATGGCGAGTCTCAAAAGAGATTTTTAAGCCTTTCGTTTTCATCATTACCCAAATATAATGAAACGGATGAATATTTTATCGATCAGTATAAGTTAACAGAAAGCTTAGAGGAACGCCTGAAACAGTTAAACAAATCCCTAGACTTGGTGGATTCGGAAAGGAATGAGCTGGCCTCGGTTACAGAAGAATTTTCAAAGACAATAGATTCGTTGGCCGAATTGGAAGTTACAAGGCAAAACGTTGaaattttaaccaatttcgCTGATACTCATAGGCGCATAAGGGAATCATTGGAGAGAAGTTCTTTACAGGAATCTCTTACTCTGGGGGTTACGCTCGATGAGTACATTAGATCACTGGCAAGCGTAAAGGCAATTTTCAATCAAAGAGCTCGCTTAGGCCATTATTTGGTCATTGTAGAGACTGATTTTGCCAAAAAACAATCGCTCTTGGAAAAGTTACCACAAAACTCCACTTCCCAAAGTAATATCGATAAGATCAACAGTGCTAAAAGGGAATATCAAACTCTACAGAGAAGATGCAAATCtgtaaaaaaaagatggCAAGAAGTGGGTGATTGTatcaagaaagaattggccAATTTTGAGATAGAAAAAGTGAAAGATTTTAGAAACAGTCTGGAAATTTTCCTCGAATCCGCTATCGAATCCCAAAAAGAATGCATCGAACTGTGGGAAACTTTCTACCAGAACAACCTGTAA
- the TRZ1 gene encoding tRNase Z (similar to uniprot|P36159 Saccharomyces cerevisiae YKR079C TRZ1 Protein required for cell viability), with the protein MFYLTTVAHPTSDTSHPLLLLQSHHGDRYFFGKMAEGSQRCLTESRTRIGKLQDIFLTGELNWNSLGGLPGMILTVADQGKANLKLHHGGDLINYVVSTWRYFVFRFGISLQTDAMKDQEIYSDGLLRVKSIIVPQSGGNDNLVFNERQNMALKSIVANMFPKNGPTSRYDPSSDPFLNVELPTQFSVPRTSTCYEIVFEPVRGKFRPDIAAKLGVPKGPSFGKLASGQSITLDDGSQITPEQVLEKQRQFPRVLILDIPDDSYIEGFREKFKEYDCEDLGIVYFFLGGDVTINDNLIKSMELFGNDVQMFVSHPKVCPNTIVFKGAALTVLKLKALMVQNFNLPQSNSILSKEFYECFSKPTDRGTTLSQSQEEPLRSTIPSENVHPFTQGSVTQIESFTKGEESMRIKIENNCPDWSWDFAYRRHVKPLNLPSTSFEKIVTEQQGVDNFDTPEKKSNVEAITLGTGSALPSKYRNVLSTLLKIPYKTETGNIDSRIILLDAGENTLGTIRRHFPSTTVCKIFKNMKMMYLSHLHADHHLGIISILKEWFKYHQDDDEVIYVITPWQYNRFINEWLLLEDANLLNRIRYISCEHFVNGSYVRRETKPIPLEEYADGLESADKKRRKLEIDSNSSLRDLDTIKKMYKDLRIFNMQTCRAKHCDWAYSNTISFFMSSSSKKLFKMSYSGDTRPNIEHFSKDIGKNSDLLIHEATLDNELIEDAIKKKHCTINEAIEVSNEMNAQKLILTHFSQRYPKAPQVNDNIKILAKEYCYAFDGMIVDYETLGEQESVFDQLNQVFMEEKQEEEDESQS; encoded by the coding sequence ATGTTCTACCTTACCACTGTAGCACATCCAACCTCTGATACGAGTCATCCATTACTTCTATTACAATCCCATCATGGAGATCGTTATTTCTTTGGTAAAATGGCAGAGGGCTCCCAAAGATGCTTAACAGAAAGTCGTACTAGAATTGGTAAATTGCAAGATATATTCCTTACAGGTGAACTGAATTGGAATAGTTTGGGTGGGCTACCAGGTATGATTCTTACTGTTGCAGATCAAGGTAAggcaaatttgaaattgcaTCACGGTGGTGATTTGATTAATTATGTGGTTTCTACGTGGAGATATTTCGTATTCAGATTTGGTATTTCGCTACAGACAGACGCTAtgaaagatcaagaaatctATAGTGACGGCCTCTTAAGAGTTAAATCGATCATAGTTCCTCAGTCTGGCGGCAACGATAATTTGGTTTTCAACGAAAGGCAAAATATGGCATTAAAATCTATAGTCGCCAATATGTTCCCCAAAAATGGACCTACCTCTAGATACGATCCTTCTTCTGATCCATTTTTAAATGTTGAACTACCGACACAATTCAGTGTACCAAGGACTTCCACCTGTTATGAAATCGTGTTCGAACCTGTTAGAGGTAAGTTTAGGCCTGATATAGCGGCTAAATTAGGTGTACCTAAAGGCCCTTCCTTTGGTAAATTAGCATCTGGTCAGTCGATTACTTTAGATGACGGCTCTCAAATTACTCCAGAACAGGTCTTGGAGAAACAAAGACAGTTTCCGAGAGTTTTGATTCTGGATATTCCGGATGATTCTTACATTGAAGGATTTAGAGAAAAGTTTAAGGAGTACGACTGCGAAGATTTGGGTATCgtttatttttttttgggAGGAGATGTTACTATTAATGATAATCTCATTAAGTCAATGGAACTTTTTGGTAATGACGTACAAATGTTTGTTTCTCATCCAAAGGTTTGTCCCAATACCATTGTGTTTAAAGGTGCTGCTTTGACTGTACTCAAATTAAAGGCATTGAtggttcaaaatttcaacttaCCTCAGTCAAATTCGATTCTGTCCAAAGAATTCTATGAATGTTTCAGTAAGCCAACGGATCGCGGAACTACACTGTCGCAATCACAAGAGGAACCGTTAAGGTCAACTATTCCTAGTGAAAATGTTCATCCTTTCACTCAAGGTTCGGTTACTCAGATCGAATCTTTCACCAAGGGGGAAGAGTCAATGAGGATCAAGATTGAAAACAACTGTCCTGATTGGTCATGGGATTTTGCATATCGAAGACATGTTAAACCTCTAAATCTACCATCAActtcatttgaaaaaatagTTACTGAACAACAAGGTGTTGATAACTTTGATACACCggaaaagaagagtaatGTTGAAGCTATCACATTGGGAACAGGGAGTGCACTGCCTTCAAAATACAGAAACGttctttcaactctttTAAAGATCCCTTACAAAACAGAAACTGGTAATATTGATAGTAGAATCATACTGTTAGACGCTGGTGAAAATACTTTAGGAACTATAAGAAGACATTTCCCCAGTACTACTGTTTGCAAGATTTTTAAGAATATGAAGATGATGTACCTAAGTCATTTGCACGCTGATCACCACTTAGGTATTATTAgcattttgaaagaatggTTCAAATATCAtcaagatgatgacgaGGTTATTTACGTGATAACTCCATGGCAGTACAACCGCTTCATAAATGAATGGTTATTATTGGAGGATGCAAATTTATTAAATCGTATTCGTTACATTAGTTGTGAACATTTTGTTAATGGATCATACGTGAGAAGGGAAACCAAACCAATACCTCTGGAAGAGTATGCCGATGGTCTTGAATCTGCAGATAAAAAGAGAAGGAAATTAGAAATCGATagtaattcatcattaagGGATTTGGACACCATTAAAAAGATGTACAAGGATCTTCGTATTTTCAACATGCAAACCTGTAGGGCTAAGCATTGTGATTGGGCCTATTCCAAtaccatttcatttttcatgtcatcttcttcaaagaaattattcaaGATGTCCTACTCTGGTGATACTAGACCCAACATAgagcatttttcaaaggataTTGGTAAGAATTCGGATCTTTTGATCCATGAAGCTACTCTTGATAACGAATTAATTGAAGACGCTATCAAGAAAAAGCATTGTACTATAAATGAAGCCATTGAAGtttcaaatgaaatgaatgcccaaaaattgattttaacTCATTTTTCTCAAAGATATCCGAAGGCTCCTCAAGTTAACGATAACATAAAAATTTTGGCTAAAGAATATTGCTATGCCTTCGATGGTATGATTGTAGACTATGAGACGCTGGGTGAACAAGAATCCgtatttgatcaattgaatcaagtATTCATGGAGGAGAAAcaagaggaggaagatgagAGTCAGTCTTGA